AGTCCCACATTAACTGTAGCGTGGTAGCAGTGAGCGTAACAGTACTACTGATCAATACCATAATTAAAATAATTCGCTTACCAATGCGACTACGAATTGGATTGCTGATACTGCTTGCTAGGTTTTTTATTGTATCCATACCAGACCTTTAACGTTCATGCACTGGTAAGTATAGATGGGACGGCCTAGTGTGGTGAATCAAACAAACTGTATAACGTGAGGTTACGAATAAAAAACAGCAAATATTTTTATTATACGTATGTACAGTAACCTTGTGTTAACCCTAAATCACGTATACTATACGGCCGTATAGTAAAATTTACTTATTTTTCACCATAGATAGAGTAGCTTGGTGGAGATTCTACATATTGGTTGGGGCTGAAAAATTGCGTTCTGAATTAGTTAGAGCAGAAAAACACTGTTTGGTTGAGGGAAGCTTAATGCCGGATGCGCATTGGCATCAGGAGTACGAGCTGATTTTTGTGGTTGAGGGTGTACTGGTTCTGGAAATAGATTCTCAACTGGTGGAAGTAAAACGGGGCGAACTGGTAATGATTAACCCGAATCAGTTTCATTTGGTAAAGAGCAAACCCTGTGCAACGGCCACTTACTACTCTATTGTCTGGCAACCGGCATTTCTGGAAAGTCAGCAGCTGGACATCATTGAACAAGAGTATTTTGCCCCCCTTACATCCGGCAGAAAGATGTTTCAGAACCAACCTTTTTTAGTTGATCAGGTGGGAGCTTTGTCAGGTCTAGGTTTCGACTCTAAGACTCTGGTTGAGTTAATCGCGACCCAGCCGCCTGGCTGGCAGTTTAATCTGAAGATTTACCTGCTTATCATCTGGTATGGACTTTCTGCGTCAGACTGTCTGACAGACAGAGTTAACCCCGATAGTAACCGCCAGTTAATCTCAGTTAATATGGCAAAGCAGTATGTTACCGAAAACTATTCTGGAGTTCTTTCACTCTCTATAATTGCTGATTATGTGAACTTAAATCCTGATTATTTTGGCCGGCTGTTTAAGAAAGTTATCGGTATTAGTCTGGTTGAGTTTATTACCAACACCCGAATCGATAAAGCAGAGTATCTTTTGAAAACCAGTAATAAGGCGATTAGTGATATCTGTTTTGATGTCGGGTTTAAAAACTTAAGCTATTTCTCTAAGAAGTTTAAGGATCTAAAAGGGATATCGCCGACACAAGTAAGAGCTGCTGCTTATTAAGAACACCTGTTGTTCTGTTTTATAACCCGACAGTTTTTGTCGGGTTTTTTGTCGTCTGGAACTGCCATATACTTAACGTTTATCAATAGTAATTTATACATTCATATGTTTAGTTGATATATTGCCCGGCAATCTTGCGGCTTTTGCTTTAACCCTGAAGCAGAAAAGCCGGCAGGCCGGTTTTATCTGTTTCGATACCCTGAGTGTGAGTGATTAAGCGTTATATGATCGATGTTGTTATTCCTGCAGAGCGCCTGCTTGACTGGAAAAAGCTATTGCTTAGCTTACAACAATTAGTTGAAAGCAAAATATATTTATGTCCGAAACAGGTACATAGCACCTATTCCAGCCTTATTCCTCCGGCAGATGAAAATACCGCAGATGTTCACTCTGACGAACTCAACGCTTTTTGTTGCGAAGTTATTGAAAACAGTGCTACTGGCTTTTTGCAAAAAGAGCGTTTTGCAGGCTTTCCGGTGCTTTGGCCCTGTAAAGCGGTTTATGGGGTATTGGTTGTCTCTCACAACGGAAGCTCTGTTTCACAACAGGATGTACTGCTGCTAGAGAGTGCAGTAAGTAAAATAGAGAAAGACCTTATCGCCCTGTATCAGCAGGAGAGAGACAAGCACGCTCAGGACATAAATCAGATTGCCAACAAATATCAGGCGCCGGATTTTCAGCAGTTTATCGATAGTTTCAGGGATCACCTCTGGATTAAGGATATTCACGGTGTTTATACCTTCTGTAATCAGGAAGTGGAAAAGGCGTGGCAACTCAGCGTTTCTCAGATAATTGGCCGTACTGATTTCGAATTGTTTGATAAAGAACTCGCTGATAAATATCTGGATACCGATAATAAAGTTCTGCAAACAGGAACACAGCTGGTCGTGGAAGAGTGTTCCGACGCCATTGATCCCGCCAGTAACCACTGGCTTGAGACAATTAAAACCCCCTTGATTAATGATCACGGTGAAACCATCGGTATTATCGGCATGACCCGAAATGTAACCAACCGTAAGGTGATTGAAGATCAGCTTATGGTGGCAACCGCAGTATTCGATAATTCTGTGGAAGGGGTAATTATTTCCGACAGAAACGGAAACATCGCTTACGTAAACAAAGCATTCTGTGAAATTACCGGTTACTCTGAGCGCGAAGCAGTTGGTCGCAATCCCC
This is a stretch of genomic DNA from Vibrio sp. SCSIO 43137. It encodes these proteins:
- a CDS encoding AraC family transcriptional regulator, producing the protein MPDAHWHQEYELIFVVEGVLVLEIDSQLVEVKRGELVMINPNQFHLVKSKPCATATYYSIVWQPAFLESQQLDIIEQEYFAPLTSGRKMFQNQPFLVDQVGALSGLGFDSKTLVELIATQPPGWQFNLKIYLLIIWYGLSASDCLTDRVNPDSNRQLISVNMAKQYVTENYSGVLSLSIIADYVNLNPDYFGRLFKKVIGISLVEFITNTRIDKAEYLLKTSNKAISDICFDVGFKNLSYFSKKFKDLKGISPTQVRAAAY